Genomic DNA from Salvia miltiorrhiza cultivar Shanhuang (shh) chromosome 1, IMPLAD_Smil_shh, whole genome shotgun sequence:
GGCtatttataacaaaataaataaacccaAACTAGTTCAATCCGACTCTAAATTCGTATCATAATTAAATTTCGATTTCGAATTAGTTAAGGTTCTACCTTCTTCATATACTGTTCAACAACAACTGGAATATCTGTCCGGGGCTTGTAATTGCCAAAAAAGGTTCCCTTGAGAGTTCTCTCATTCAGCAAATTGAGGGGATGCGTTTTGAATGCGTCGTCCTTGTTAGGAACCCCAACGAGCACGGCCACGCCCCAACCCTGCCAACGACCATGACATATTTAACGATACTACAGAGCATTCACCACAGTACCACTAGAAAAACAGAATAGGAGAGAGAGTTACATCATGAACACATTCGAATGCAGATATCATCGCGTTAACATTCCCTGTGCACTCGATGCTACGGTCGACTCCACCATCAGTCATCCCAACTAGGACCTGATAATCCAGCATTTATAGTTCTTATTATATATTGATATTACCATATAAAAAGAAACCAATTATATATAAAACCTCTTGTATAGGCTTGTCATGATCCTTAGGATTCACAAATTCGGTAACACCGAATTTCTTTGCTGTGGAGAACAAAGGCAATAGTTAATTCGATATTAAACAGGACATGCTTGGAAGATTGGTTATGATGAACCTTCATCAAAGCGATTTGTGTTTAGATCAACACCAATGATCCTTGCAGCGCCAGCTATCCGAGCCCCTTCAGCAGCCTGAAAATTGACACACAATAACACGTTCGAAAACTAAACAAAGGCGCGCGAAAATGTGGAAATTCTTGATACTCACAGCAAGGCCAACAGCCCCCAACCCAAACACAGCAACGGTCGACCCTTTCGTTGGTTTGGCAACATTCAGAGCCGCCCCAAGTCCTACATTCCCCAAATCCACAACTCAATCAATATCAACAAACCAAATAATCGAAAACACAACACATTTTCTCAATCTACATCATCTACATTACGAGACCTGTGGAAATGCCACAGCTGAGAACACAGACTTTATCCATTGGGGCGGCCGGATTGATCTTGGCGAGGCAGCCAACGTGGACCACTGTGTACTCACTAAAGGTCGAGgttccaacaaagtggtataTTGGCTTCCCATCTTTGGAGAACCTCGCCTTCCCATCCCCGATCATCACCCCCCTATCCGTGTTGATCCGGAGGAGGTCACACATGTTGCTCTCAGCTGATTTGCAGTGGCGGCACTCCTTGCACTCGCCCGTGAACACGGGGAGCACGTGGTCTCCTGGGGCGAGCTCGCTCACACCTTCACCTACACTCTCCACAACTCTATATACAACAAACAAGTTAAAACATCACCACCATCACGAAAATGTACAAATTCTTGACATGATCGTATACCCTCCTGCTTCGTGGCCAAAGATGCGAGGAAACAGAGGTGTTTGTCCCTACACAATTTCACGACAAGATCAAACCAAATTTACTTAAAATTGAATGTAAGATTaaccatgtatatatatataccttggCCTCCCAGAAATAGACATCAGTGTGGCAAAGGGAGGTGAACAGAATCTTAACACGGACTTCCATTTTCTGCGGCGGCGCCACCTCGACTTCCTCAATCACCAAAGGCTTCCCTGCCTCCCATGCCACCGCGGCTATCAAACAAATTCACACTATTAGTAACACCCTAAGTCCCTAATCAATTCAAATTAAATCACATCGATAAATCCTACTCACGTATCCCCTGATAATAGAAAACATTGTCAATATATTACTAAATATATTAGCTCAAAAAATGCATAGTTAACGGAATTTATTGCTAATGACTGCATTAGCAACTTTAATCAGGCAAAATATCACCatctatgtatttttttttgaggaaccATCTATGTATTTTAATCTATgattttacaaaaattaaaattcaaacaaCAAATTCAGAAAAACTTCAAAATCACAGAGACAACAAAATCACACATAGACAACAAAATCAGATCATTATTCGAGCAATAACCAGAAAATTCCATATCAAAATTGTT
This window encodes:
- the LOC130992820 gene encoding alcohol dehydrogenase 1, producing the protein MSGTNGQVIRCKAAVAWEAGKPLVIEEVEVAPPQKMEVRVKILFTSLCHTDVYFWEAKGQTPLFPRIFGHEAGGVVESVGEGVSELAPGDHVLPVFTGECKECRHCKSAESNMCDLLRINTDRGVMIGDGKARFSKDGKPIYHFVGTSTFSEYTVVHVGCLAKINPAAPMDKVCVLSCGISTGLGAALNVAKPTKGSTVAVFGLGAVGLAAAEGARIAGAARIIGVDLNTNRFDEAKKFGVTEFVNPKDHDKPIQEVLVGMTDGGVDRSIECTGNVNAMISAFECVHDGWGVAVLVGVPNKDDAFKTHPLNLLNERTLKGTFFGNYKPRTDIPVVVEQYMKKEMDLQLEKFITHRVPFSEINKAFDYMLRGESIRCIITMGN